The following proteins come from a genomic window of Trifolium pratense cultivar HEN17-A07 linkage group LG4, ARS_RC_1.1, whole genome shotgun sequence:
- the LOC123922657 gene encoding eIF-2-alpha kinase GCN2-like — protein MSCLGGGASGQVSLCQNKLDKGMYAIKKIPLKDKSKFEKILREVTTLASLKHRHVVRYYQAWLETGFQDHDDGSSRDTWTRTSSSAIGSENRLESTYLFIQMEKCAKTLKKELKKERKVDNVQKWIWFQQILEALEHIHGEEIIHLDLKPNNIFLDDADEIKVGDFGLAEFLESDSAHPAETTEVSSDDTQEKKQSVKWLYTAPEIDNGWAKIDCKADMYCLGLILFDLFHPPFQTEMEWFNTLLSLKKEGKPPTDWAAEFPEQASLLQKLISPDPSKRLSATALLQDVSLFPPQEESKLLDGKFLGPLLLILLLIVIHQTNSSSYLLSGVNYMKYVLSVLSDILRAMHDPVNRSIYNQIVMAIFDEEMLRKQHNHVDELRLIGVNSSSMQIRDCVMDVNKTIFMKYHAKHLETSPMRLVNDSSQFDRSFVADGRFEGSGEINFCNKDACSGNSAAQSVGGFPSFFRLSKTSLFRRYEVSYVYKRAVGHSSPNRYLQGDFDIVTSFTSASAEAEVVKVTKDIVTSFFDEDTCDIILNHAGLFPAIWSWTGIKVEDRPKVAELLSMMGSLNPYSSERTLMWQKIKRQLLQELGLVEPMVNNLEKLNLSCGSPVFALHQLREILPHDEVTSKALDELSKLVDRISWTENNVHIDPLMPTTESYHSGWFFQVYLKKDIEGDLLAVGGQYDDLLRQLRSREEYEENPPVGVGTSLKLETVIQNYSRWTVLRRVSL, from the exons ATGTCCTGTCTTG GTGGTGGTGCCAGCGGTCAGGTTTCACTATGCCAAAATAAACTCGATAAAGGAATGTATGCGATAAAGAAAATTCCCCTTAAGGACAAAAGCAAGTTTGAAAAAATCTTAAG GGAGGTTACTACACTTGCTTCTTTAAAACATCGACACGTTGTTCGGTATTATCAG GCATGGCTCGAAACCGGATTCCAAGATCATGATGATGGTTCTAGTAGGGATACATGGACTAGAACCTCCAGTAGTGCTATTGGAAGTGAGAATCGTCTCGAGTCAACATATCTTTTTATACAAATGGAGAAATGCGCCAA GACTCTTAAGAAGGAGCTTAAGAAGGAGCGTAAGGTTGATAATGTTCAGAAATGGATTTGGTTTCAACAAATTTTAGAAGCTTTGGAGCACATACACGGGGAAGAAATAATTCATCTTGATTTGAAACCGAATAACATATTCCTAGATGATGCAGATGAAATCAAAGTCGGGGACTTTGGTCTTG CCGAGTTCTTGGAGTCAGATTCAGCCCATCCTGCTGAAACAACTGAAGTTTCCAGTGATGACACTCAAGAAAAGAAACAATCTGTGAAATGGTTATATACAGCTCCTGAGATTGATAATGGATGGGCGAAAATTGATTGCAAG GCTGACATGTACTGCTTGGGATTGATTTTATTTGACCTTTTTCATCCTCCATTTCAGACAGAAATGGAGTGGTTCAATACTTTACTCAGTCTGAAAAAAGAAGGGAAACCTCCAACTGACTGGGCTGCAGAGTTTCCAGAACAAGCATCCTTATTGCAGAAGTTAATTTCGCCAGATCCCTCAAAACGGTTATCTGCCACGGCACTTCTGCAGGATGTATCATTGTTTCCTCCACAAGAGGAGTCTAAATTGTTGGACGGTAAGTTTCTAGGACCTTTATTGTTAATTCTGCTACTTATTGTTATCCACCAAACGAATTCATCATCTTATCTATTAAGCGGGGTCAATTACATGAAATATGTAT TATCAGTTCTTTCAGATATCCTGCGGGCAATGCATGATCCAGTGAATAGAAGCATTTACAATCAAATTGTAATGGCTATCTTTGACGAAGAGATGCTAAGAAAGCAGCACAATCATGTTGATGAATTGAGATTAATTGGAGTTAACAGTTCATCGATGCAGATCCGAGATTGTGTTATGGATGTCAACAAAACAATTTTCATGAAATATCATGCTAAACATCTGGAAACATCTCCAATGCGATTAGTGAATGATTCATCTCAATTTGACAG AAGTTTCGTGGCAGATGGCCGTTTTGAGGGATCTGGCGAAATTAACTTCTGCAATAAGGATGCTTGTTCTGGAAACTCTGCAGCCCAGTCAGTTGGAGGTTTCCCTTCTTTTTTCAGACTGAGTAAA ACATCTTTATTCAGAAGATATGAGGTGTCATATGTTTACAAAAGAGCAGTTGGGCATTCATCACCAAACCGCTACCTTCAG GGAGATTTTGATATTGTCACCTCGTTTACTTCAGCATCGGCAGAGGCAGAGGTCGTAAAG GTCACGAAGGACATAGTGACTTCTTTTTTCGATGAAGATACATGTGACATTATTTTAAATCATGCGGGACTGTTTCCTGCAATTTGGTCATGGACTGGAATTAAGGTAGAAGACAGACCTAAAGTAGCAGAG CTTCTTTCAATGATGGGTTCTTTGAATCCTTACTCCTCAGAAAGGACACTGATGTGGCAAAAGATTAAGAGGCAACTTTTGCAG GAACTGGGTTTAGTTGAACCTATGGTAAACAACTTGGAGAAGTTGAATTTATCATGTGGATCTCCAGTTTTTGCACTTCACCAACTAAGGGAAATTCTACCACATG ATGAGGTTACCTCCAAGGCACTTGATGAATTGTCTAAGCTTGTGGATCGAATTTCATGGACGGAAAATAATGTTCATATAGATCCATTAATGCCAACAACGGAAAGTTATCATAGCGGTTGGTTTTTTCAG GTATACTTAAAGAAGGATATTGAAGGTGACTTGCTAGCTGTTGGTGGTCAATATGACGATTTGCTCCGTCAGTTGCGGAGTAGGGAGGAATAT GAAGAAAATCCTCCTGTTGGTGTGGGGACTAGCCTGAAATTAGAGACAGTAATTCAGAATTACTCCAGATGGACAGTGCTGAGGAGGGTGAGCTTGTGA
- the LOC123881730 gene encoding protein NUCLEAR FUSION DEFECTIVE 4-like produces the protein MELNFNLKNSKWISTVASIWIQCTSGSLYTFSIYSQTLKSTQHYDQSTLDIVSVSKDIGVNVGVLSGLLYDFLATRTSIGPWIVHFLGSAQCFLGYFLIWAAVSGLLPPVPVPIMCLFMFVTAHGQSFFNTSNVVTGVHNFPNYSGTIIGILKGFLGLSGAILIQVYRTIFNNNPVSYLLMLSLLPPINTSILMWFVRIHNTHDSVSEEKKYLNKFSLMALVIAAYLMIIIILENIFTLQLSIRIFTFILLMMLLASLLCIAFKAHEKCASNSASESFLTEGSNLIAREDSSRNQRTMRQGENLNLFKAAKTLNFWILFVSMACGMGSGLATVNNMSQIGESLGYSTIETGSLVALYSIWNFLGRFGAGYVSDYFLHTRRWARPLFMVITLMIMSIGHVVIAYGLPGALYVGSILVGICYGSQWSLMPTITSEIFGVEHMGSIFNTISVASPVGSYIFSVRVVGYMYDKEAPEEGNICVGTHCFMFPFLIMASATFLGSLTALCLFLRTRRFYDQVVLGRIQNVL, from the exons ATGGAGTTAAATTTCaaccttaaaaactcaaaatGGATATCAACAGTAGCAAGCATATGGATTCAATGCACAAGTGGATCACTCTACACTTTCTCAATCTACTCACAAACTCTAAAGTCAACGCAACACTATGATCAGTCAACACTCGACATTGTTTCTGTTTCCAAAGACATTGGAGTTAACGTTGGTGTTCTGTCTGGTCTCTTATATGATTTCCTTGCCACTAGAACTTCAATTGGGCCATGGATTGTTCATTTTTTGGGCTCGGCCCAATGTTTCTTGGGCTATTTTCTTATTTGGGCTGCTGTTTCCGGTCTTCTTCCTCCGGTGCCGGTGCCGATCATGTGCCTGTTTATGTTTGTGACGGCTCATGGTCAGAGTTTCTTTAACACTTCTAATGTTGTTACTGGTGTTCATAATTTCCCTAATTATAGTGGAACCATCATTGGCATCTTAaag ggATTTCTAGGTCTAAGTGGAGCGATATTAATTCAAGTGTATCGAACAATATTCAACAACAACCCTGTGTCATATCTGCTGATGCTATCACTCTTACCACCTATCAACACTTCGATCCTTATGTGGTTTGTAAGAATCCACAACACTCATGATTCAGTGTCGGAAGAAAAGAAGTATCTCAACAAATTTTCTCTGATGGCTCTAGTTATTGCTGCATATCTTATGATTATTATAATCCTAGAGAACATCTTCACTCTACAATTGTCGATCCGCATATTTACATTCATTCTGCTTATGATGCTGTTAGCCTCGCTTCTTTGCATTGCATTTAAAGCACACGAAAAGTGCGCTTCTAATAGCGCTTCAGAAAGTTTTCTTACTGAAGGGTCCAACCTAATTGCAAGAGAAGATTCTTCCAGAAATCAACGGACTATGCGACAAGGAGAGAATCTGAATCTTTTCAAAGCAGCGAAAACGTTGAACTTTTggattttgtttgtttctatGGCATGTGGAATGGGATCAGGACTCGCAACGGTTAATAATATGAGCCAAATAGGAGAATCACTTGGTTATTCCACCATTGAGACAGGCTCGTTAGTAGCTTTGTATAGCATTTGGAATTTTCTTGGCCGTTTTGGAGCTGGTTATGTATCGGATTATTTTTTACACACAAGACGATGGGCAAGACCTTTATTTATGGTGATCACATTGATGATCATGAGCATTGGTCATGTCGTTATTGCTTATGGACTTCCGGGCGCTCTATATGTCGGTTCAATATTGGTTGGTATTTGTTACGGCTCTCAGTGGTCGTTAATGCCTACAATCACTTCTGAGATATTTGGTGTAGAACATATGGGAAGCATATTCAACACCATTTCCGTAGCAAGTCCGGTGGGTTCGTATATATTCTCTGTAAGAGTAGTTGGTTATATGTATGATAAAGAAGCACCGGAAGAAGGAAATATATGTGTTGGGACTCATTGTTTTATGTTTCCTTTTCTCATTATGGCATCTGCTACTTTTCTTGGTTCTCTAACagctttgtgtttgtttttgcgGACTAGACGCTTTTATGATCAGGTTGTTCTAGGAAGAATTCAAAATGTTCTTTGA